One Nicotiana tomentosiformis chromosome 4, ASM39032v3, whole genome shotgun sequence genomic window carries:
- the LOC104097588 gene encoding casparian strip membrane protein 2-like, with product MMKAVSTESGEASKAIGHYHGVNRGLSVFDLILRIVAIVGTLAGAVAMGTAEQTLPFVTQLVQFSAQYDDFDTFKLFVIVNAIICAYLALSLPFSIFHIIRSRAGKSRILLIFLDAIMLALLTSGASAAAAIVYLAHNGNSSANWFSICQQYTDFCQRSAGSLIGSFGAMVCLVLLIILSAVAISRR from the exons ATGATGAAGGCGGTATCGACTGAATCTGGAGAAGCATCTAAGGCTATAGGGCACTATCATGGAGTGAATAGAGGATTATCTGTATTTGATCTCATTTTGCGTATTGTTGCAATTGTAGGAACATTGGCAGGTGCTGTGGCAATGGGAACTGCTGAGCAAACTCTTCCTTTTGTCACACAGCTTGTGCAATTTTCGGCTCAATATGATGACTTTGACACATTTAA GTTGTTCGTGATTGTGAATGCAATAATCTGTGCATATCTTGCTCTTTCTCTCCCATTTTCCATCTTTCACATTATCAGAAGCAGAGCAGGAAAAAGTCGGATTTTGCTCATCTTCCTTGACGCG ATAATGTTGGCTCTTCTCACATCTGGAGCTTCTGCAGCAGCCGCCATTGTGTATTTAGCACATAATGGGAATTCTTCTGCAAACTGGTTTTCAATTTGCCAACAATATACAGATTTCTGCCAACGATCTGCTGGTTCTCTCATTGGCTCCTTTGGCGCGATGGTGTGTCTTGTTCTCCTTATCATTTTGTCAGCTGTCGCAATATCCAGGCGCTAA